In a single window of the Olivibacter sp. SDN3 genome:
- a CDS encoding RagB/SusD family nutrient uptake outer membrane protein: protein MKITIEKRKTSFVFICLCVTLCFNSCQSEFLDAKPSTDIVQPSSLQDLYRLLDNERIINMTPALPQASADEYFIHNEAVLNALFSATQRNAYTWEIDLFGGEVDIADWNQPYQAIFYANSVLDALELMHERESTDGQRIRGWALFIRAYAMYSLVSNFAPLYDESTSSEDLGIPIQLKSSIDELVQRATVADTYQQIFSDLNEAEPLIWTDIPTMNRNRPSQVAVHALRARIYLSMRQYESAEYYADKCWSMYSDLIDYNTIDTVTVTPFTYNSAEIIYHTRQVNVYSTTTGYGDIMAGYIGVDTSLIDLYSTDDLRLPIFFETGNNGYQTVKRGYVGGGSYPFTGLSTGEVLLVKAECAARRGDVDVAQECLNELLVNRYVSGSFAPFVLPNQQDALKMVLYERRKELVWRGLRWSDIKRLNKEGAAITIERRLEGQTFSLPPNSPKYIFPIPDDEIALSGIAQNDRF, encoded by the coding sequence ATGAAAATCACTATAGAAAAAAGAAAGACGAGTTTTGTGTTCATCTGCCTGTGTGTCACTTTATGTTTTAATAGCTGCCAAAGTGAATTTTTGGACGCTAAACCCAGTACGGATATTGTTCAACCTTCTTCTTTACAGGACCTGTACCGCTTGTTGGATAATGAGCGAATAATTAATATGACACCGGCACTTCCACAAGCGTCTGCGGACGAATATTTTATTCATAATGAAGCGGTTCTCAACGCTTTGTTTTCGGCTACACAACGCAATGCATATACGTGGGAAATAGATCTCTTTGGGGGGGAAGTGGATATTGCAGATTGGAATCAGCCTTATCAGGCAATCTTTTATGCGAACAGCGTTTTAGATGCACTCGAGTTAATGCATGAACGGGAGTCTACGGATGGACAACGTATTCGAGGATGGGCCCTTTTTATCCGGGCTTATGCGATGTATTCACTGGTTTCAAATTTTGCACCACTGTATGATGAATCTACTTCATCGGAAGATTTGGGTATACCCATACAGCTGAAAAGTAGTATCGATGAGTTGGTACAGCGAGCAACCGTAGCGGATACTTATCAACAGATTTTTTCTGATCTGAACGAAGCGGAGCCCTTAATTTGGACTGATATTCCAACGATGAACCGTAACCGTCCTTCGCAAGTGGCTGTTCACGCATTACGCGCTCGAATCTACCTCAGTATGCGTCAATACGAATCTGCTGAATATTACGCCGATAAATGTTGGTCAATGTATAGCGACCTGATTGACTACAATACAATTGATACGGTAACAGTTACGCCATTTACCTATAATAGTGCGGAGATAATTTATCACACGCGGCAAGTAAATGTCTATTCAACAACTACGGGTTACGGCGATATAATGGCAGGTTACATAGGGGTAGATACTTCGTTGATAGATCTTTATAGTACAGATGATCTTCGATTACCCATATTTTTCGAAACGGGCAACAACGGTTACCAAACTGTTAAGCGAGGATATGTGGGTGGGGGAAGTTACCCTTTTACAGGTCTGAGCACCGGTGAGGTTCTTCTAGTAAAAGCAGAGTGTGCAGCTAGGAGAGGTGACGTTGATGTAGCACAGGAATGTTTAAATGAGCTGCTTGTTAATCGTTATGTTTCGGGTTCATTTGCACCATTCGTGTTACCTAATCAACAGGATGCACTGAAAATGGTATTGTACGAACGGCGTAAAGAATTGGTATGGAGGGGGCTAAGATGGTCTGATATTAAAAGACTAAATAAAGAAGGCGCAGCAATTACTATAGAACGAAGGCTGGAAGGCCAAACATTTTCTTTGCCACCAAATAGTCCGAAATATATTTTTCCTATTCCCGACGATGAAATTGCGTTGAGCGGAATTGCCCAGAATGACAGATTTTAA
- a CDS encoding AraC family transcriptional regulator, with amino-acid sequence MIAKQHIHDYSKLPDESLRSPQGGGYFAAIKLDDFSSEQLAATSIYSRKDFYKISLIKGDATYHYQDRSYQVKPGDCVLVFTNSEIPYRWHIHSGKCSGYSCMFTEDFLPLHTYIRPADWDLFGGISQSVFLLNPEQEQEFTDIFKKMMDEQDITYKHKYELLFVYVLEIIYRAMKMESIAKTNRLSAKNRLTQTFKSLLNDQFPVINPFQPLTLRTPQHFADHLAVHINYLNRALKENTGKTTTNLISERIHQEARALLIHSNWTINQISHCLGFEEATNFTKAFRKYAGVSPSELRKKV; translated from the coding sequence ATGATTGCGAAGCAACATATCCATGATTACTCCAAGTTACCCGATGAATCCTTACGCAGTCCGCAAGGCGGAGGTTATTTTGCTGCGATAAAACTCGATGATTTTTCCTCCGAGCAGCTGGCAGCAACGTCAATTTACAGCCGCAAAGACTTCTACAAGATATCGCTGATCAAGGGAGATGCCACCTACCACTATCAGGACCGCAGTTACCAAGTAAAGCCAGGCGATTGCGTACTGGTATTTACCAATAGCGAAATACCCTATCGATGGCACATACATAGCGGCAAATGCAGTGGCTACAGCTGCATGTTCACCGAAGATTTTCTGCCCTTGCATACCTATATCCGCCCGGCCGATTGGGATTTGTTCGGTGGTATCAGCCAGTCTGTATTCCTCCTAAATCCTGAACAGGAGCAGGAATTCACCGATATCTTCAAAAAAATGATGGACGAACAGGACATAACCTACAAGCATAAATATGAACTCCTATTCGTATACGTACTGGAAATCATTTACCGGGCCATGAAAATGGAATCCATTGCCAAAACGAACCGGCTATCCGCAAAAAATCGGTTAACACAAACTTTTAAATCCTTGCTTAACGATCAGTTTCCTGTTATTAACCCCTTCCAGCCATTAACATTACGTACACCACAGCATTTTGCCGATCACTTGGCCGTACACATCAATTATCTTAACCGTGCGCTCAAAGAAAACACCGGCAAAACCACCACCAATTTGATTTCGGAACGCATTCATCAGGAAGCACGTGCCTTGCTCATACATTCCAATTGGACAATCAATCAGATCAGTCACTGTTTAGGTTTTGAGGAAGCCACCAATTTTACTAAGGCCTTCCGCAAATATGCAGGTGTATCACCATCCGAGCTCCGTAAGAAGGTTTGA
- a CDS encoding Crp/Fnr family transcriptional regulator encodes MQEKLKYIQVATKQLHQLVAVPDALIERLHKEVRLVKQPKSSFLEQENDNYYDGHLWYLVRGVACSATYDELQDKERPLLLWKKGDIFFQPASFYEEKDLQESICLWDDSVLLSLPYHRLKGLLADYPEFQPLLLRLYGLYRHRLAKGRIVQSYSAAARISHLLDEYPGIDYTVKQELLADYLNINRATYNQLYKKVKTGTS; translated from the coding sequence ATGCAGGAGAAGTTAAAATACATACAAGTAGCAACGAAACAGCTTCATCAGCTAGTAGCCGTACCCGATGCACTTATCGAAAGACTGCATAAGGAGGTCAGGTTAGTGAAGCAACCCAAAAGCAGCTTCCTTGAGCAGGAAAATGATAATTACTATGACGGTCATTTATGGTATCTCGTGCGTGGGGTAGCATGTAGTGCCACATACGACGAACTTCAAGACAAAGAAAGACCGCTATTGTTATGGAAAAAAGGCGATATCTTCTTCCAACCTGCAAGCTTTTATGAGGAGAAAGATCTTCAAGAAAGTATTTGTCTTTGGGATGACAGCGTATTATTAAGCCTACCCTATCACCGTCTGAAGGGTTTACTTGCCGATTATCCCGAGTTCCAACCGCTATTACTCCGCCTTTATGGCCTATACCGGCACCGACTTGCAAAAGGCCGTATCGTCCAAAGTTATTCTGCTGCTGCACGTATTAGCCATTTGCTGGATGAATATCCGGGTATAGACTATACTGTTAAACAAGAGTTACTGGCCGATTACCTCAACATCAACCGGGCAACCTATAATCAACTTTATAAAAAAGTGAAAACTGGCACAAGCTAG
- a CDS encoding glycoside hydrolase family 43 protein, giving the protein MKKVLLLFVILVSSAPLLNAQAKADKPVIRQQDSVWMLTYFRQRYPTRIEINAKGETIEVPLPNPMLEAKLHIALSNDGRHWTAINDNKPIWDQFMRDQYIHRGADGLWRLIATGGGGGAENRKQFGPSVTYATSKDLITWKLEKYIHLMKDVKDESGQLVRNIWAPEFYYDETTKEYTIFWSSSFKDAGWKESRLWYCATKDWENFSPAKVMFAPPYSVIDGTLTKHDGTYYLFHKEEEFGVKTGERRGIRVAISKNIEGPYEVFEGPLNEGQIVPTITEGPSVMKDPINKGWLLLYDYPMVDQYGISSSSDLLHWKIEKNVSMPDDARHGSVSKLSAAEAKALQAAFPNTK; this is encoded by the coding sequence ATGAAAAAGGTGCTATTGCTATTCGTGATACTAGTCTCATCGGCTCCGCTATTAAACGCGCAAGCTAAAGCTGATAAACCGGTTATTAGGCAACAGGATAGCGTATGGATGCTGACCTACTTCCGTCAGCGTTATCCAACCCGTATCGAGATCAATGCTAAAGGAGAAACCATAGAGGTGCCCCTGCCAAATCCCATGCTGGAGGCTAAGCTTCATATTGCTTTGTCAAATGATGGCCGTCACTGGACGGCCATCAACGACAATAAACCGATCTGGGACCAGTTTATGCGTGATCAATACATTCATCGCGGTGCTGATGGTTTATGGCGATTAATTGCCACCGGGGGTGGAGGTGGTGCCGAAAACCGAAAGCAATTCGGGCCGAGCGTTACCTATGCGACATCTAAAGATTTAATTACCTGGAAGCTGGAAAAATACATACACCTGATGAAGGATGTGAAAGATGAGTCGGGCCAGTTAGTGCGCAATATTTGGGCACCGGAGTTTTACTATGATGAAACCACAAAGGAATACACTATTTTCTGGTCGTCGTCTTTTAAAGATGCCGGATGGAAAGAAAGCAGACTTTGGTATTGCGCAACGAAAGACTGGGAAAACTTTAGCCCAGCGAAGGTGATGTTTGCCCCACCATATTCGGTGATTGACGGCACCTTGACCAAGCACGACGGGACCTACTATCTTTTCCATAAAGAAGAAGAATTTGGTGTAAAAACCGGCGAACGAAGGGGCATCCGTGTGGCCATATCCAAAAACATAGAAGGGCCTTATGAAGTTTTCGAAGGGCCATTAAACGAGGGGCAGATTGTACCCACCATTACCGAAGGGCCCAGCGTAATGAAAGACCCTATAAACAAGGGTTGGTTATTGTTATACGATTACCCCATGGTAGATCAGTATGGCATATCATCTTCTTCAGATCTGCTTCATTGGAAAATAGAAAAGAACGTTTCCATGCCTGACGATGCAAGACACGGCAGCGTTTCAAAACTGTCCGCCGCAGAGGCGAAGGCCTTACAGGCAGCTTTCCCGAATACGAAGTGA
- a CDS encoding SDR family oxidoreductase encodes MKTWLITGTSSGLGHRLTAKLLAQGDRVAATVRKPEALDQLKKQYGDQLWVGTLDVTDTPAIKQVVNQAFTELGKIDVVVNNAGYALFCAVEEASDEQIRHQIDTNIIGSIQVIRAALPHLRAQGGGRILQLSSAGGQTTYPNFSYYHTTKWAMEGFCDTLAQEVAPLNIGVTLVEPGAHGTSFGTGMVTAPVMDAYDATPAGDVRRAIAQGTFPIKGDVERSVQAMIECVDQKPAPLRLALGGDAYRDVRASLVARLEALDAQKDLALASEMAD; translated from the coding sequence ATGAAAACATGGTTAATAACCGGAACATCTTCCGGACTCGGACACAGGCTTACAGCGAAATTATTGGCACAGGGCGATCGCGTTGCCGCCACGGTAAGAAAGCCAGAAGCGCTTGATCAGTTAAAGAAGCAATATGGTGATCAACTATGGGTGGGCACCCTGGACGTTACCGACACGCCGGCCATTAAGCAAGTGGTAAATCAAGCCTTTACCGAACTTGGTAAAATCGATGTAGTGGTCAACAATGCAGGCTATGCTTTATTCTGTGCAGTGGAAGAAGCAAGTGACGAGCAGATCCGTCATCAGATAGACACTAATATCATAGGCTCTATACAGGTAATCCGTGCAGCCCTCCCTCATTTACGTGCACAGGGCGGAGGACGCATCTTGCAGCTTTCATCAGCAGGAGGCCAGACTACCTATCCGAATTTCAGCTATTATCACACGACCAAATGGGCCATGGAGGGCTTTTGCGATACCCTCGCTCAAGAAGTGGCACCCCTGAATATTGGCGTTACCCTTGTAGAACCCGGTGCACACGGAACCTCCTTTGGTACAGGTATGGTGACCGCTCCCGTCATGGACGCTTATGATGCTACACCCGCAGGAGATGTTCGCAGGGCAATTGCCCAAGGAACCTTTCCGATAAAGGGCGACGTTGAACGTAGTGTACAGGCGATGATTGAATGCGTTGATCAAAAACCGGCTCCGCTTCGGCTCGCCTTAGGAGGCGATGCCTACCGCGATGTACGCGCTTCCTTAGTAGCCAGACTAGAAGCATTGGACGCGCAGAAAGATCTTGCATTAGCCAGTGAAATGGCTGATTAA
- a CDS encoding MauE/DoxX family redox-associated membrane protein, giving the protein METLIKHRKSIRLSVKVKQHIILFIKLLFVFIFCYTAFDKLQHLGRFSRGIERIPYVNGIADWIAWGVPLTELLISVLLIIPRTGRWGLRMATGLMIIFTLYLSLMLTFAEKRMCHCGGVIESMGWGEHLLFNIILIGLGSYASYLNQNNH; this is encoded by the coding sequence ATGGAAACGCTTATCAAACACAGAAAATCAATTAGACTATCAGTAAAAGTAAAGCAACATATTATTTTGTTTATCAAATTATTATTTGTTTTCATTTTCTGCTATACTGCTTTTGATAAGCTTCAGCATTTAGGCCGATTCAGCAGAGGCATTGAGCGGATTCCCTACGTAAATGGAATTGCGGATTGGATAGCTTGGGGAGTACCACTCACTGAACTCCTGATCAGCGTGTTGCTCATTATCCCAAGAACCGGTAGATGGGGATTAAGGATGGCGACGGGATTGATGATCATCTTCACGCTGTATCTAAGCCTGATGCTGACTTTCGCCGAAAAGCGCATGTGCCATTGCGGTGGTGTCATTGAATCCATGGGATGGGGTGAACATCTCCTATTCAATATAATTTTAATTGGATTAGGTAGTTATGCAAGCTATCTCAATCAAAATAATCATTAA
- a CDS encoding SusC/RagA family TonB-linked outer membrane protein: protein MKLFTSYIRELFARKFKRSVVINTTSERFYRLLDNYYVSQRPNPSSSTSKLLQRASNSIRHTFETSSTLLRESFDTCSGRLRLRFDCSSAATRSRPERYSKNSRTNHNHKWQLTRCITSLQSNEVLGTAKCFLHKIQYFLYRYTRYRQPTLFVPASSGKGSTKYQPAISERLYDVCTNISARRYLIDTSLKHQGTKELNRGKALRVGAFKNFALIGLTSLFCVCLAHARQQEPPYRLHGTVSSAATGVALEGATVKILNRNGVITDERGEFTLSTRDSSGHFFVSYLGYKAAKITFDINTLGPFQIQLEPADDFLEEVVVSSGYQEINKERATGSFEQVNEELLNRRVSTNILDRLDGVTSGTLFNTHGARQPGQSDLQIRGRSTLFGNADPLIILDNFPYDGDLGSINPNDIENISILKDASAASIWGVRAGNGVIVLTTKKGSLNAKPQISFNGNVTIGEKPDIYRTPQLSSAEFIEVERDLFDRGHYNATINNGYAAISPVVQLLLDEREGVLSIEELNSRLDALGSMDARDDIRRYFQRTSVNQQYQLNIRGGGPQQKYYLSAGYDSNRPDDVTESYNRFTLNATHSYGFLNNRLEFTTGLFFTKSADKQQGVPYNNATYPYQLLADERGNPLAVPNTLRLNYVDTVGQGRLLNWDYRPLEELRSGATQVFNNFTNLRIQGAMRYEMLPGLNAHLQYVHERGMRELETHQAQHSYYTRNLINTYTQIDAATGAVFHAVPMGDVLNTRTTTSTLHNGRLQLNFDRQLGNDHHINAVAGYEIKDYSVAISSIGLYGYDPETATNNNAAVNYTAQYPIYYSNGTGRIPTNTGRSGTVDRYTSYFTNVIYTLKDRYIISGSARKDASNLFGVKSNQRGVPLWSAGAAWVLSAEDFYKFDLLSLLKLRATYGYNGNVNKSVSAYLTAQTGRWAHNWNVPYYEITNPPNEALRWEKIRNVNLGLDFVLKGDVIRASVEIWSKKGEDLIGSSPIAPQTGVTMFTGNTASTSSKGWEVNLTSANLDRNFRWSTTYIFNMAKDEVIKYLVANGSNYNVVNGNYDNPLEGYPQFSIFSFRWDGLDALGNPWGSVSGERTDNYSAITNSLNRDDLVFNGSAVPTVFGSLRNDFSYRRLSLSINLVYKMGHFFRRPSLNNVSLYAGDFQQADYGSRWQKPGDEMTTNVPALAYPANMLRENFYTYADVLVERGDLIRLQDVQLNLNLGRTALHNVGFRNLNIYAYVNNVGVFWAGNKKGIDPDFPFGIPAPRTYAFGIKADF, encoded by the coding sequence ATGAAGCTTTTTACAAGCTACATCAGGGAGCTTTTTGCCCGAAAATTCAAACGATCAGTAGTTATAAATACAACATCGGAACGGTTTTATCGGTTGCTAGATAATTACTATGTTAGTCAAAGGCCAAACCCTTCAAGCTCCACGTCGAAACTTCTTCAGCGGGCTTCGAATAGTATTCGACATACCTTCGAGACAAGTTCGACCCTGCTTCGGGAATCCTTCGACACCTGTTCGGGTCGGCTTCGACTCCGCTTCGACTGTTCTTCGGCTGCCACCCGAAGCCGACCCGAGCGCTACTCGAAGAACAGTCGAACAAATCACAACCATAAGTGGCAGTTAACCCGCTGCATTACCTCACTTCAGTCAAACGAAGTGCTTGGAACAGCAAAGTGTTTTTTGCACAAAATCCAGTACTTCCTATACAGATATACACGGTACCGGCAACCAACCTTGTTCGTACCCGCTTCGTCTGGAAAAGGATCAACTAAGTATCAACCTGCTATCAGTGAGCGTTTATACGATGTTTGTACCAATATATCCGCTCGGAGATACCTCATTGATACCTCGCTGAAGCATCAAGGCACAAAGGAGCTCAATAGAGGAAAGGCACTTCGTGTAGGAGCTTTTAAAAATTTTGCCCTAATCGGGCTCACAAGCTTGTTCTGTGTTTGTTTGGCCCACGCCCGGCAGCAGGAGCCACCGTACCGTTTGCACGGCACGGTAAGCTCCGCTGCCACCGGCGTGGCTTTGGAAGGGGCAACGGTGAAGATCTTGAACCGAAACGGTGTGATTACGGATGAACGGGGGGAATTCACCCTGAGCACACGTGACTCATCGGGTCATTTCTTTGTATCCTATCTGGGCTATAAGGCGGCAAAGATTACATTTGATATAAACACGCTTGGACCTTTCCAAATACAACTTGAACCTGCCGATGATTTCCTGGAGGAAGTCGTCGTATCATCGGGTTATCAGGAAATCAATAAGGAACGGGCAACGGGCAGTTTTGAACAGGTGAACGAAGAGCTGCTCAACCGTAGGGTGAGCACCAATATCCTGGACAGACTGGATGGCGTTACCAGTGGCACGCTCTTCAATACGCATGGTGCCCGCCAGCCCGGGCAGAGCGATCTGCAGATTCGGGGCCGAAGTACCCTGTTCGGTAATGCCGATCCGCTGATCATTCTGGATAATTTCCCCTATGATGGGGATCTGGGCAGTATCAACCCCAATGACATCGAAAATATTTCCATTCTCAAGGATGCTTCTGCAGCCTCCATTTGGGGCGTGCGTGCAGGTAATGGCGTAATTGTACTGACCACGAAGAAAGGGAGTCTGAACGCCAAACCACAGATCAGTTTTAATGGCAACGTCACCATTGGCGAGAAGCCGGATATCTACCGTACGCCGCAGCTCTCTTCAGCGGAGTTCATTGAAGTGGAGCGTGATCTTTTCGACCGTGGCCATTACAACGCCACGATTAACAATGGTTATGCGGCCATATCTCCGGTTGTACAGCTGTTGCTGGATGAAAGGGAGGGAGTGTTATCTATTGAGGAGCTAAATAGCCGTTTGGATGCACTTGGAAGCATGGATGCGCGCGATGATATTCGTCGATACTTCCAAAGGACTTCCGTCAACCAGCAGTACCAATTGAATATCCGGGGAGGTGGCCCCCAACAAAAATACTATTTATCAGCGGGCTACGATAGCAACCGGCCGGATGATGTAACGGAATCTTATAACCGTTTTACGCTTAATGCTACGCATAGCTATGGTTTTTTGAATAACAGACTGGAATTTACCACCGGCTTGTTCTTTACAAAAAGTGCGGATAAGCAACAGGGCGTGCCCTACAATAATGCCACTTATCCCTATCAATTGTTGGCTGATGAACGGGGGAATCCCCTGGCTGTTCCGAATACACTTCGCCTGAACTATGTGGATACGGTGGGGCAGGGGCGCCTGCTCAACTGGGATTATAGGCCACTGGAAGAGCTAAGGAGCGGTGCAACGCAGGTCTTTAATAATTTTACCAACCTGCGTATACAGGGTGCAATGCGTTATGAAATGCTTCCGGGCCTGAATGCGCACCTACAGTATGTGCATGAACGCGGGATGCGGGAACTCGAAACGCATCAGGCACAGCATTCTTATTATACTCGAAACCTTATCAATACCTACACCCAGATCGACGCGGCTACGGGTGCTGTTTTCCATGCCGTACCCATGGGGGATGTCCTCAACACGCGTACCACTACCTCAACGCTACATAACGGGCGCTTACAGCTGAACTTTGACCGACAGCTGGGCAACGACCACCACATCAATGCCGTAGCGGGTTATGAGATCAAGGACTATTCGGTAGCTATCAGCTCTATAGGGCTGTACGGCTACGATCCGGAAACGGCTACCAATAACAATGCTGCGGTGAATTACACCGCGCAATATCCCATTTACTACAGCAACGGTACGGGCCGTATACCCACCAATACCGGGCGCAGCGGAACGGTGGATCGTTATACTTCTTATTTTACCAATGTGATCTACACGCTGAAAGACCGCTATATTATTTCGGGAAGTGCAAGGAAGGATGCTTCCAACCTTTTCGGCGTGAAATCCAATCAACGGGGTGTGCCGTTGTGGTCTGCGGGTGCGGCATGGGTGTTGAGTGCGGAAGACTTTTATAAGTTTGATCTCCTGTCGCTATTGAAACTGCGCGCCACCTATGGCTATAATGGTAACGTGAACAAGTCAGTTTCGGCCTATTTGACTGCGCAAACAGGCCGTTGGGCACATAACTGGAATGTTCCATATTATGAAATCACCAACCCGCCGAACGAAGCCCTCCGTTGGGAGAAAATACGTAATGTAAACCTAGGTTTGGATTTTGTGCTGAAGGGAGATGTCATTAGGGCTAGTGTGGAAATTTGGTCGAAAAAAGGTGAGGATCTGATAGGTAGTAGCCCCATAGCACCACAGACGGGAGTCACGATGTTTACGGGTAATACGGCTTCGACATCCAGCAAAGGTTGGGAGGTTAACCTGACATCTGCAAACTTGGATCGTAATTTTAGATGGTCAACAACCTATATTTTCAATATGGCTAAAGATGAGGTAATTAAATACCTTGTGGCAAATGGTTCGAATTATAATGTCGTAAACGGTAATTATGACAACCCCTTAGAAGGCTATCCGCAGTTCTCCATATTTAGTTTTCGCTGGGATGGTTTGGATGCTTTGGGTAATCCATGGGGTTCTGTTTCCGGAGAACGGACGGATAATTATTCGGCAATTACAAATTCGCTGAATAGAGACGACTTGGTTTTTAACGGTTCTGCCGTACCCACAGTTTTTGGTAGTCTTCGTAATGATTTCAGCTATCGCCGACTTAGCCTTTCTATTAATCTAGTATACAAGATGGGACATTTTTTTCGGAGACCGAGTTTAAATAATGTAAGTCTGTATGCGGGTGATTTTCAACAGGCTGATTACGGAAGCCGTTGGCAGAAACCGGGAGATGAGATGACCACTAACGTTCCTGCACTCGCTTATCCCGCAAATATGCTGCGGGAGAACTTCTATACATATGCGGACGTACTGGTAGAAAGAGGCGATCTGATCCGTTTGCAAGATGTGCAGTTAAATTTAAATTTAGGTCGAACTGCTTTGCATAATGTTGGCTTCCGTAATCTAAATATCTATGCTTATGTGAATAATGTGGGGGTTTTCTGGGCAGGGAACAAGAAGGGCATTGATCCGGATTTTCCCTTTGGTATACCTGCACCTAGAACTTATGCTTTTGGTATAAAAGCCGATTTTTAA
- a CDS encoding helix-turn-helix transcriptional regulator has product MNKNLPSNESSQEPKEKPIKDGLRSKVYRFDQLHYYSHKLDAPRHLNGKYGIKSPHFFMLFVLEGRISIQTNDEDNRWISQGEFFCTYHDAGKYRLAIEPGPQHVVTLIYNPTFIHKETAKNELRFPSILPVIEALLNHNKGVSSLPVLKFPARMARQLEELVALDPNKKASNVVAQSLVLDIVQQYHHGVCAAQQHPSLTLAELVKVYIDQNLSNPQLQLQLLSEHFHASARTLQRKFQRAYGYTLKSYITKQRMDKAAQLLRDGVALADVLHAVGYVDQHSFSVQFKKYHSYAPSFV; this is encoded by the coding sequence ATGAACAAAAATTTACCTAGTAACGAATCTTCACAAGAGCCTAAAGAAAAACCTATTAAAGATGGGTTACGAAGCAAAGTCTATCGTTTTGACCAATTGCATTATTACAGCCACAAATTGGATGCTCCAAGACATTTAAATGGAAAATACGGCATTAAATCACCCCATTTCTTTATGCTGTTCGTATTGGAGGGACGCATCAGCATCCAAACCAATGATGAAGATAACCGATGGATAAGCCAGGGCGAATTTTTCTGCACCTACCATGATGCAGGTAAGTATCGATTGGCAATTGAGCCCGGCCCCCAACATGTGGTGACCTTAATCTATAACCCTACCTTTATCCATAAGGAGACCGCCAAAAATGAATTACGCTTTCCCTCCATACTGCCCGTTATAGAAGCACTGCTTAACCACAATAAGGGCGTTTCGTCGTTACCTGTATTGAAGTTTCCCGCCCGCATGGCAAGGCAATTGGAGGAATTGGTGGCTTTGGATCCAAATAAAAAGGCCAGCAACGTCGTGGCGCAATCGCTGGTTCTCGATATCGTCCAACAGTATCATCATGGCGTATGCGCCGCTCAACAGCATCCTTCACTAACGCTTGCTGAGCTTGTGAAGGTGTATATCGATCAGAATCTTTCCAATCCACAGCTGCAGCTGCAACTCTTAAGCGAACATTTTCATGCCAGCGCACGCACATTGCAACGTAAATTTCAGCGTGCCTACGGGTATACACTTAAAAGTTATATTACAAAGCAGCGGATGGATAAAGCCGCCCAGCTCCTTCGCGACGGCGTAGCTTTAGCAGATGTTCTGCACGCGGTTGGCTATGTAGATCAGCATAGTTTTTCAGTACAGTTTAAGAAGTATCATAGTTATGCGCCATCATTTGTCTGA